atatatatatatgtaatttatttaaacaatgtaATTTTGTACCATATTACTAAGAACTAAAACTGATTTGATTATCCAACGTAAGATATAAATTAAAGGCTCTgattaaattttactttggttaCTAGAAGGTGTATTATCAAGTATACTACAAATTATCATTTGTCAAACAAATGGAATGTAAAAACagatacagttgactcttgaacaatacAGGGTTAATCCGAGCATAAAGTAAACGCAAAATACTGTTATTCTAACTATCTTATAACGGATATATGCCCTGGCATAAATTTAAAATCTACTTAAAATCCCAAGAATTTATAGCATATTTATCTTGACTAGTTGCTTTTTCTTATAGCTCTTGTTAAACAGTTGAAGTTCATCTGCATCCTAAGGTTAACTTCATTTAAACTTActtctatattaaaaaatcatcaaaatgccCTGTCTTTACCATGTTTGTTGCAAATAGTGATTCTCCAACTCTACACTCCCTGTGCATTAACTGGTCATCCCTTAGCATTCTGCTGTAAGCAATagccctcctttctcctccacttatttatttatcatcaGTATGGACTTACGAATTCCTTTTTTCCTGTGGTTTATAATTCATtactgtatttaattattttggtaCCGAGATTGTCCTCGATTTGGCCAGTGGGCACTCCCTTCAGCTGGCTTCTCTGTTTATGTGCCATGCCCcatcacttctcttttttttttttaagtacttccTTTCTGACATAACAAGATGTTCCCAGTTCATCCTGTACTTACCCTATCCCCGGCTTGgaatcagctatttctccaaagagccctgTTGAATATTGTTTTTTCAGACTGTATTTACTGACTTACGATGAGCAAGGTATATGTAAGGGATTAGGAGAAAAAGCGGGCTCTGTGATCTTATCACTGTCCCTGTCACTTAGGTACCTTGTGGTATGGCTAAGAAGCTCAGAACtggagattctttaaaagaatgttaaGAATATAGTTAGATTTTAAAAcctatggaaaaaataatttgagtaaATCACTTTTTGTGTAGGAGAGAATACTCAGTTTCGTTTTTTTCGTGCAGAATGGAGGGAGTTAGTAGAAAAGAGGAATTAGGCTTGCCCTTCAGGAGCCCGTTGTCTCTGTACTCTCTTACTTCATCCTTCAACCTGCGATGAATGTTTGATTTATCAGATACTCCTAGTCATAGCTGTGTTCACTTGTAGTAAACCAGTATCACACTTTCATTTCCATTCTTCTTGATATGCCATGACTTTGAGGAGATAGCTGTTTGTGAAATGTCAAATGTATTGTCTCTTACTTACTCTGTAAATTTCTTAACCTTTTTGAACACTTGAGTTTTCCAAGaatttattcatgttttattttttgctgcctcattatttttaattggctgTTTGTTTATGCTTTAAGGGTTACAATAATGAAAGACAAAGATACCAGGAAGAGTAAAGGggttgcatttattttatttttggataaagACTCTGCACAAAACTGTACCAAGGCAATAAACAACAAACAGGTAAGCCATTCATTCCTGACAAGGTTTTTAACCAAAAGCCTTGGTGCTCATCCAGGCTAAAAATGTGGGGATGCAGTGGATGGTCAAGCCTGATGGATATTAGTGGGTCCTGAGGGTATTTTTAacttctagaaaagaaaataggtCAAAACTGTACTGGTAGAAGAGAAGGAATAACAAGACAGAATTTGTCACACCTAAGTAGGCAGTTgctaaaataatctaaaaaataaaatggaattgaaGGTTTTAAGAAATGGGATCCAATAACCGCAATTTAGGTGTCAATGAAATACATCCTTCTGCATTTACGTTTTTCTCTGGCCTAGTTATTTGGTAGAGTGATAAAAGCAAGCATTGCTATCGACAATGGAAGAGCAGCTGAGTTCATCCGAAGGCGGAACTACTTTGATAAGTCGAAGTGTTACGAATGTGGCGTGAGTATGCCTAAAACAGTGTAATTTCCCATTGTTTACCTGAAGGCATTTCCCACATCAGTGTTTTATTTGGGCCCTCCAAAACTTCTGGTTGGCTAAAATTGGGTTATGAAGGTTGTTTTACTTTGAGACTCTAAGCTCACATAAGTAAACTCAACTGAAATGGAGTATGTAAAGATAACTTGAGTTGGGTAAACAGAGTGGTATTTTCTCCAGTTTCTAAATCTTTGAAAATTGTTAGATTAGGTAGTGTTAAGACTAGTTACTTATATTATTGTCTGAAACATTTTAGTGACCCataaatttttgtgtttctataatATTTTGCCAATGATTAAGCATCACAGTTCACTTAAAACATTATCACATGACCTATCTTCTTTGGATATtgttttgaaaggtttttttttccccattagtaCTGCTAATAGTTAAGTAACTGAACTATACCCAGATTTTCTTATTTGGTTCTCATCATCTGTTGTTACCCATTTAAACTTTAGGTAATTAAGGGTAATGTACAGCCACAAAATAATTTTGCATGAGACCCATAATGGTATCAAAAGAATTTCAGTCTGGGTCTCGTTgtctatttcaaatatatatatatacatatacatatatatacacacatacatacatatacactctCTCTCTCAAAGCAGGATCCAGAGGTTAATGGGGAGCTTTTTACTGAAGAGAGGATTATTGAGAGATACTGCCCTGGCTACAAAATCATGTGGAAGATAGAAGGAAATGGATTGGGGTCCTCTTCCCCTCAAAATtatatagatacacagatagatgGGCGGGTGggtggataggtggatggatgggtggatggcaAGAGAGAGCAAGCAAGGCCCTGGGTACATTCTGTCAACTTTTGTGATTGTGACATCTAAGTTAATGTTTCAGAAACTGTGTTCCAGAGTCCTGAGttttgtttgaaaagaaaaataaggaagggaggcaggaggagctgtTATGATCAGATAGATACGTATGTTACCTACATATTGACACTAAATATTACGTTATCTGAGAACTCCTGGAATaatctgttcatctgtctttttttgttaatggagcCATAGATTTGTTATATTATACTTTGCacattatatttcttaaattttcccCTCAGAAAAATCTGCTTACATTTATTTTAGCCTGGTTTTTCCCAAATCTACTTCACTACTAAACCtcccattttttgtgtgtgggatgTGTTGACAGCTTTTTGTATACCATTATTCCAAAAACAGTCTGGAAAATGCTTCTCTAAGTACATTCTCTCAGCATTTCATTAACAATGACAGGTCTTGGGTTCAGCCATGGTCCCCAGGTAAACAAAGTACATGCATTTCATTAACAATGACACGTCTTGGGTTCAGCCATGTCCCCAGGTAAACAAAGTACACAGTTGATTTGATGCTTTGTGAAGTATACTTGAAACgcatgattatttttctcttctattgtTCTAATCCTGGCTCAGTCTCTCCCCACACCCTCATTCTCACATATTACTTCTTAAAGTTATTTTAGTAAGCCGATATACAGATTCATTGTCTTGTTTTACAACTCAGTGTTATGGCTCAGTATAATATTATGGCTAATCCAGCACTGTCAAATATGAATGTATGCAAGCCAcaagtgtaatttaaaattttctaatagccacattaaaaaaagaagcagagtaaaaaaaaaaaaattaatgttttatttagtataaaattttatcatttgaattatataattaatatttttttaattgcaatattttacattcttttctcatACTGTCTTCacaatccagtgtgtattttagtGCATATCACTTTAGACTGGTTCTCAGTAACCACAAGAGAATTACAGCCAGTGGCTACCATCAGTGGACAGTGCAGATAGAGTCTAGATATGAAAGAGGCAAAAGGAAATGAATAGGAAAattgaagatttttaattttttatttttttaagaagggctttttaaaaatcatttttaaaataaattttttttattattattatttatttaatagaggtactggggattgaacccaggacctcatgcatgtgctttaccactgagctattcaccccccaatttttcatttgtttcagaaCAGAATGTTAAACAACATCATGGAGGTTAGGAAtagttttttctctattttatcataataacttaaaatttttacacTTAACATAGATGGTCcatttaaattttgaattgttttataTCCTGAATCTTGAGATATCATAATCTCTTCTAAATATTGAAGTAAtaggttttaatttctttgtgtaTATTCCCAATGTGGCAGCATtcttttttaagttctaaaacaTTTTAGTCTTAAGGTACCACCAAGTTTCTGTTAATAACACAACaacacagtatttctttctttccatgttAATGGCAAACAAAAGGAAAGTGGACACTTAAGTTATGCCTGTCCTAAAAATATGCTTGGAGAACGGGAGCctccaaagaagaaagagaaaaagaaaaaaaagaaagttcctgAACCAGAAGCAGAAATGTATGTACATCCACTTCACTAAATACATTATTGTGTTGCCTCTGTCTTTTTACTGTTGACCGAGTgcattctgacttttttttttttttttttttaataatttagtgaAGAAGTTGAAGAAAGTGAAGATGAAGGGGAAGATCCCGCTCTTGACAGTCTCAGTCAGGCCATAGCTTTCCAGGTACTAGATAGTTCTTCTAAAAGGCACCAGGGCCGCAGCTACCTTGCATCAGCAGTTCTACATTCCTGTCTTACTTTGTTAGTTGTCTTCTCATGGCAACCTCTGTCTTTCCACTCCACCCCCTAAACTTCAAGAGATAGGCTCTTTCTTTAAGACCTTTAGAGCAGTATGATGGAAGGGTTCCCATTGGTTCTTTCTAGATTTTAAGGGCCCCACAACACTTTTAATATCATAATCTGTTTTCATTGTAGAATTGACAGACTATTTGATTAAAGTGAATTTAGCCCAATGGAAAAGATTTTACTAAATCAcagatactattttaaaagaagcttcatttcaaaacaaaacagaaaacatatttttgacCATTGCAGGTCCTAATACAAGTATATGAAACATTTTTTGAAGAAGGGCGTATAACTTCCTAATTTCATATAAccagttattttgttttaatgtagcTGAAAAATTGTAAGTGCGTacatcaatttatttttccttttagttatctaatgttgaattttatgtaaCATTCCCACGTCCAGCAGGGATGGCAAGTAGGCTttatttcatgtgcctgttaatTAGTAGAAATTGCCTGGAATAATTCTGAGTAACATGCTAAGACTGGGGCAAAACTTGGGAGTCGGAGAGTGGCACCCTGGTGGAGCAGAATTGTCTGCGTGGGCTAGGAGGTGGAGAGTGCCAGCACTTGTGCTGTGCTTTTGCCATGTTTTGAACTAGTGCACCATGCATCATATTAAACAGATTCctgactgtgttttgttttgttttctgaatcatGTTACAGCAAGCCAAAattgaagaagaacaaaacaagTGGAAACCCAGTTCCGGGGGTCCATCAACATCAGATGATTCAAGACGCCCAAGGATAAAGAAAAGCACATACTTCAGTGATGAGGAGGAACTTAGtgattaaaattgtatttattatgtaaatatcattaaaatttttttcaaatcttgCAGTACCAAATTCAGTTGGGAGTAAAGATTACTTTTAGAACTTGAACATAAGAACACTTAGTACCAAAtagttttttactttaaaatagttcataggaaattgaaaagtaattttaaggTATCATGTTTCTATCTTGCATCAAGATTTGCTAATAACCATTAATCTTGAAAATAGTTCATTTgagtataaaagaaaacaatactaTCATAATAATGCTATTGTCATCTCAAGaaaaaagatagatttttaaaagatttgtttgaGAAGTTCATTATGAAAGTTTATTCCTGTCTGATTGGTTTACACGAGGACTTCAGAAATAAACTtcacctttaaaacaaaaacttcataAAGACTGTGAAAAAgttaaatgatttattattattaaagattaataaaactTTCTCaagagaactttatttttaaatattggtgtTTTTGCCATCTTATTTCTTTTAGCTTTATCCCAATCTGGATACATTGTAATTACCCACAAAATATAAAGTGAAGTAGCTCTCAGAGGCTTATAACCAAACAGCAGTAATTTGTCCTGCCTTTGGCACCAAGTTCCATTCCCCAGAAGCAGCCAGCTGCTTTAGCTGTTTCTCTtcacgtgtatatatatgtattgctaaataaaatacatagatttcTTCCAATTAATACATAAAAGGATAAAGGAGGATATTTCAATCTCATTTACttcccccccaccctcctccctcttcccaatATGGCTATGTTAAAATTTTTGGTTAAATccatatttattgtttatattttcaccCATTGAAATACTGTTCACTTCAGAACCAATGACTGTGCTATGATTATATTTTCCCTAGGGTTAATAattgcctcatttttttcatgtattatttttctttgtatttacgaCTGTATCTCCCCATACGTTCTGCAGATGGTTACACGAGAATATGATTATGGAGccttttatttcctgctttctatATTTCTATACCAGTGagtgcttttgaaaagaaaacttactaGTTTCTTAATTactaaaagcaataaaaatatctcTACTTTGAAACCACAAAGGCAATGAAAGTGTTAACCCCTCACCATGAAAAAAATCTAGATCTCAAGTGAGGAAACCAGACAAAATGACTGAATGCTGGACTATTCTGTTTCACCCATtaattcatcaaatttaaaatgagggaaaaattgggggaaaaaatatggCACAAAATATAGGAAAAGGTTCACATGAATAccttaaaatacagaatagaaaatgaGCTAGTGGCCTAAGCaatatagagaaaatgaaaaatattctttaccaGTTATTAAAGAATAACTTAAAACCAGTAGAACCTTATTTTTACCTAATTAAAATTAGTAGTAATGAAGATGACTTAAGAATACTTGTATTATAAACTTGCTAATTTCTGAAGGGTAATTTAACAAGTATCAAATAATAATTATGTTCTATTGTTTGAACCAGAAATAACATTCTCTTTTACCATAGAGTTCTAGTCAGAAATACAGGTATTTATGTACGAAGGTATATACTGTtacttaaaattcaaaacaataaaaaataaagcatgataCATAAAAAATGACTGTTAGGAAGCATTAAAATGTTTCAGAGAATTCCTAATGGTTTGAAAAACATTCAGTATTTAATGGTAAATGCAAAATCCCTGCTACATATGGATACACAGGCATATGGATGGCAAAAGTCAACCACTGAGGTAGTAGCGGCCCAACAGTTGAGACTAGTGTCTTTTGACACTGGTTCCTGTGGCCATGTTGCCATTCAGAGCTGATGGCCTTGGGCACTGACTTAATCTGAGttactgaaaaatataaaggtCAAAAGGTGTGAAgaacacagaaggacaaatactgtataattcttATATGAGGTACCAGAATAGGCCagttcacagagacagacagaacgGAGGTCACCAGGAACCAGGAGAAGGGGGACAGAGTGTTGGTGTTTAATGCGTGGAGGTTTTGTTGAAGATGATGACAAAGGTTTGGGTATGGATAGTGGTGATTGCTACACatcactgtgaatgtacttaatgccactgagttgtatgcttaaaaatggttgaaataGTAActtctatgtatattttaccacacaaATGTACAAGCGTAACTGGTTAAAATTTTGTGTAAAGAGCAGTCAGGCCACCAGGACCCTCCCTACCACCCCCCAATCATGCTGCACCATGATACCTGCAGTCTCCTTTTCCCGCCAATGTCCAGAATACATCGGATAGGCTCATTTCACCTCAGGCAGGGGGCCGCGGGTGGGGACGCATAGTCCTTCCCAGGagaaaagacacacagacactggAAATTTGGGACCTCTTAACAAGTCGGTTCAACAAT
This sequence is a window from Camelus ferus isolate YT-003-E chromosome 12, BCGSAC_Cfer_1.0, whole genome shotgun sequence. Protein-coding genes within it:
- the ZCRB1 gene encoding zinc finger CCHC-type and RNA-binding motif-containing protein 1 → MSGGLAPSKSTVYVSNLPFSLTNNDLYRIFSKYGKVVKVTIMKDKDTRKSKGVAFILFLDKDSAQNCTKAINNKQLFGRVIKASIAIDNGRAAEFIRRRNYFDKSKCYECGESGHLSYACPKNMLGEREPPKKKEKKKKKKVPEPEAEIEEVEESEDEGEDPALDSLSQAIAFQQAKIEEEQNKWKPSSGGPSTSDDSRRPRIKKSTYFSDEEELSD